A region of the Enoplosus armatus isolate fEnoArm2 chromosome 8, fEnoArm2.hap1, whole genome shotgun sequence genome:
CTGTTGTGGTAAGCTTATAATTCAGATAACATCTGCAGGACAAAATGAAACTCGGAACTTATCAGATCTATTATATATTCCATCCTATTATTCAATATTACCCAGCAGCCCTCACCTGCACAAAGTTAAAGGGATGGTACATTAGAAAAAGGCCCAGCCAAGTTGCCTCTTAATAACCCTGAGGAACTTGATGCAATCTTGTGTTATCAAAAACAGTCACTATGTAGTAGTGGACTCAAGCTCATTACCAAAGCCTTAACCTATCTTCCACTTTAGTCTTGTTCTGTAGACCAGCACTCCCAGTCAGTTTTAGGCTATTCAATCTGTGCATGTGCCAACTACTACTCCTACAGCATGTGCACAGGTGGCATGTGAGCATGGATGACAGGCACTGTATATTGGCTACAGTTTGCTTTCTTATCTATAAATCAGATCTCACAACTAATAAAGGAGGAGTGGGCAAGGGAAAAAAATTGGTAACGACCAAAAACCTCGAGAGAGCAGCTAAATCTTTCTAAGCTTGCATGGTAGGTATTTTATGGATGTGAAAAACCACATCAAATGTTTACCTCACCAAAGACTTCCCCCTGAGACCACTGATACCAATGAAATCTGCCAAGCGTACACCTACGCAGGTGGCACTATGTGAAAAAGGGGGTTTCAAATCCAGGGCTGTTAAAATAAAAGGATTTccaaacagtaaaataatgctgctttaaaatgatAGTCTGGTTCTGACAACTGGCTTTCTACTCCGCCTTCACCAGCGAGTGTTCACGTCTAGACTGTAAGTAAGCTATTAATAATACATGTGTATTAGTTTTTTAAAAGGCCGTGGGCTGTTTTGTTGCAGATTTCTGTAGTTTAGGTGCATAATTACCTGCCAGAGCGTTTATGCACATTACAGTACAGTTGGCAGGGACACAGAGCTAGGAGCTAACAAAGAAGCATGCCACTGCATCTGCGCTGCACTGGTTTAGGTtcaggttgtgtttgtttggcaatgcagaaaaaaagcattACTCTGTGTAACTAGccaataatatttaaaatactgaACTATAACCTACAACAATGGTCAGACACTATTTGACAAGGGGCAACATTACAGGCTGTCTCCCATTCCCAGTTATATCCGCCTCTGCTTCCCTTTTTCCAGAGCCTACCTGAGCAGACTGGAGAGCGGATGAGAGGAGGCGCCGTGCCCGCCGCTGGTGCCGCTTCCACCGGTCCCAGACAATCCGCTGCCGGTGCCAGCGGACTGCCGCTTCCCGGATAAAAGCTTCTCCACTGCGGCCAGGTTTCCCGTCCGCGCCGCTTCAAGAAGTTCCTGCTCCTTCCCCATCGCGGATCCCAGAAAAAAATCGGAGGAGGCGCggggaagagaagaaaagggggggCTTGGTTGCGGGAGTGAAATTCCTCTGCGatccccttttttcccctcccaaCCTCAAGTTATTCCTCAGTACTGGTCGTGTGGCGAGGAATCAAAAGCTCCCTCCGCCGCTGGATCCGTCCGTCCCGATCCACGGTGCCGCTGGCGCTCAAGGGGGAAAAGTTTCGTTCAGCAGCACGGTACCACCATCGAGCAAACTTCCTCTGACCAGTCCCCTGAGCCTCGTCCGTCACTTCCTCGAAACTGCCCTTTCTTTCTGCATCTCCAATCCGAaacaattcacacacacactacacaacCCCTACCGCCCCCGCCCTAGCTGCTTGGTAGAGGAGGTGGATGGGTTAAAGCAAGATGGCGCCTAGAATATATTCTGTTTAAGAGGTGGGCAGAGAGGCCGATTACGCCTATCCAGTGCTTGAACTGTCTGTTCTACTGTCACATCTAGAGTCCATAGCACATTTCCAAATCGATCCCCTTAACTATTTACTATTAGAAGTCCCTCATCCACATCGTTAGTTATCGACATAAATCAGAGACGTGAATTTtctcgaaaaaaaaaaaaaaatacatttaacaacTGTGAACTAGCTGAGACTAGCAACAATAACTAAGAAGCATTATTGGAATTTGTCTCAAATTCCCTCATGGGTGTGAACAGGAACATGTCATAACATCTTATCAGGTGACAGAATAGATAGTAACAGTAAACAGTAGGGTAGATTGTCTAAACTGTAATTTAACCGGCTGTTTTAACGCCGTTTGGAACATGTGTCTTAAGAGAGTTAAATCGGACTACTgtatttaaagttatttttataGCAATTATAGCAACAAAAAAATTTATAAACGTCCTGTTTAATGCTAGCATGTTCGATACTTGGAGtattgctctgtgtttgtttcttgctAGCAGTGTCCATAAAGTTCGTTCAAAACGGGAAACGGAAATACGACTACTTTGCTATCAATACGCCAAGAAACATAGCATCTTGCTATGCTATCATTGCTCTTAGACTAAGAGGTCTCTTAAATTGTATTCCTTGTAAGTGCGGTAATCTTAGCATCATGTGTTAGCTGCCTTGCTAAAGTTACCTAGCGTCAATtactaagctaacgttagcttacctCCACCGTTAACTTGGctattgctgctgttttgttgacGCCTAGTTGCAGAGAAGGTAGGTGCAAgctgtatttgcatttaatctatttttttcATCCAAGTGTGTTCATTAACAAAAACCCTACCTGGATGCTTCTCAACTAAAGTACATCTCAGCGACTATAGATGGTAAAAAGCGGTAACGCTTGCTCCAGACTTGAGCCGGTGGTATATTCAAAACTATCACCAACTAATCAACTACCTTGTTGATATTGCAGAATCTGAAGCTGTCAGCCAGTGTTGGAGGGACTGCGTGATTATGGCCGACCCTGCACGGATCAAAGCTGAGGGTATACCTGAGAGAGCAGCTTCTGCCAACGAGGAGCATCCTAAATCAGAGGAAACTGAAGATGTACCAACGACAGCAAAACACGCAGACGAAAACAAAGAGTCATCCTCGCAAGATGAGCCCAAACAGGAGGTTAAATCTGTGAGTTCTGGAGCTTCATTTCTCTAACACCAGCGGAGGAAGAGGGGCTCAAATTAAAGACCAATCGACCATAACAAAGTTTTCCTCATGActacaaaatcacacacacccaccaactAGGGTAtcctttgacattttgagatgtatttaattaaaaacatggtCTATATTTTGAGAGAGATCAGCAAAAATGATCTGCAAAACCCAATTTTCCATTAAACAAAAAAGTCAGACATCTTACATGTTACgtaaacacaagcagccttCAAGAACTGccaaaataattgaaaaaaaccaacaaaaacaaaactagtaACTATCCGATCAAATAATAAGATAACACGATTACGATTctgaaattgaatttgtttggaataaagtcaatatttgaagaaaaaaaacatcaacaaaagtTATGAGCCCAATTGCTCAGATATTCCAACCAGCAGCCAACTCAGAGAGGGCATGTATTAATATCAAACAGAGGTGCAAGCAAATCCTGACTTTTGAGATGCCGAAACCAGCagatatttacttattttactcCATAAATTACATTCGATTATCAAACTTGGaatcagttgtgtgtgtggatacaaTATTTGATCAATTAACTATTTAGTTCAGCACTGAAAGCACTTTGTGTGCATtaaaattaataattcattataGTGCAGCAAAGTAAAATTAAGGCCTTTAATTCACTGTATGTATACAGAGTAGGTCAGAGACAAACAAGTCATAATGATGATAGTTAAAGTTAAATCTCAATGAAACAACAGATAACAACAAAACCTGAAATACTCATATCTGATCAACAGCTAttagtatttaagtgaacacTATCTTGGCAATATTAATGTGCATCTCATTGTTTTTAGTGGCTCTGAACAATTTTCTCTTCCACTGTGAAGGAAATGGCAGCTGGGGAAGACGAGGAAGAAGGAACTTCTGGCCAACCTTCCAAAAGACTGAAGGTGGaaccagagaagaaaaaggagaagcgCCACAAGGTTGACGAGGATGAAATACAAAAGATGCAGTAAGACTCAGATTTCGAACAGAAGATCATTCTTAATCCAGTGTCTCATCCCAGTAAACATCACAATCATTCCCCGATTCCTCTCGTGTCCTCTTACAGGGTTTTGGTGTCATCCTTTTCTGAGGAGCAGCTAAATCGCTATGAGATGTACAGACGTTCTGCTTTCCCTAAGGCTGCCATTAAGAGGGTAAGCATTTATAAACATAGACAGCGTTTTTAAATCTCTGAAACTGTTCTATTGGTTTGacgtctttttttaattattattttgtagcTGATCCAGTCCATAACAGGGTCATCAGTGTCCCAGAATGTGGTGATTGCCATGTCTGGTATTTCCAAGGTTTTTGCTGGGGAAATTGTTGAGGAAGGTGAGTGGCATACTTACAAAAAAACGTTCAGATCAAATTAACTGAAACATATGAGTAAATACCTTTTGTACTTCTCCTTGCAGTTTAAATTTTACTGTCATGTCGTTAAATAGTCTGTCTTTGTCCTTGCAGCATTGGACGTTTGTGAGAAGTGGGGAGATACGCCACCGCTTCAGCCCAAGCATATGAGGGAGGCAGTGAGGAGGTTGAAGAGCCGAGATCAGATTCCCAACTCCAAGTACAAGCAAATCCTCTTTCACTGAGGAACCTGTGCTTTAGACTGTATGGGGATCATGGACAGATGCCTGCGATTAAAAAGTGGTGCTTGTGGAAAACTTGTTATGAAGCCTCTGTGGCCATACTGCAGCCAACTAGACACTGATTGTTCTCTGCTAAATAACCAGAGGCAAAATCAGACCTGCCATTCACCTCTTCATTGTCGAGGTAAATGCTTGACACAACATACAGTTCAAATGGTGTGAAATTATATTCATTATGgttgtaaatacagtatgtcttatACTTATGAGAAATGTTTTGCTCTTGTGCCTCAATTATTTCAAAGAACCAGTCAACTTTGGAGAAAAGTGGGGAAAAGccttttaactttaaatgatttgaattacagaaatgtgcttttatagccaaacaagcacacattttctttttcaaatgataAAATCCCTAATGCGAGCAGTTGACTGTACACACATTACTCACTCCATCTCAtggtttattgtttttataagGTTGACTTGGGAATAGGTTGGCGAGGGTATAATGATATGGAACCTTTTTAAGGAAAATTGACTTATCATTCAGCTCATCTGAATTGATAAAATTTTTCTCActactgaaaataaagaattatGTTTCAAGTTTTATTTGGAAATATGTAGACTTTTTATTGAGTTTAAAGTCGAACAAGCTATAGATCACACTACTAAAATAAGAGTGAGACTTGAACGTATATTTtctgacaacaaaaacatggaTGCAATAGATACTTTGTTACACGAAAACATGCATTGTCTATTAAAACTTAAAGGCacaactgaaatgtgttcagcaattaatcatttattctttcacttcacaaaatattttccaCATACTAGCTGTGGTTCACAGAACCAATTTGATATTAGTCTCAATGAAGTGATAAAGACATTACAAAAATTCAATGTAACAGCACAACTGACAAAAATACTGTCCACAAGGTCTCCAACATTTGCATCACTCAGGAAGATTTCACGACTCCTCTGCAGTCCCTTGAAGtgatttacattaaaacaagtgCAATTTCCAGTGAATTTATCACACAAGTGCAAGTAATTCACAAGGCATAAACCATACATCACTTCAGTACGTGCATCTGCTTTCCAGAAGCAAACACTTTGCCAGGTCAGTCGTATGAAAAGAGAGAACACTCCGttcatcatctcctcctctttgcaTGTTTGTGAGCAGATGGAACTCAGAGCACCAGTTTGTGAGCAGAACAGAGATGCTACTTAACACTGAGGCCTGACTGAGGAGAGGGAAACTGGATAAACTTTACAGCTACATGTTGCATCCAGCATGGGACGGTCAATTTCGTACCACTGTATCTTTGTCTACTAAGACCatgcaaaaacataaacatcGAAAGCTGATAAGATCACAACTATAAGTGAAACTGAGATTAGAGGATAATATCTCTGCTTTATTACACCGATGTTACTgttctttgtcatgtttttggtTAAACCAAAGCTCTGTCTATTgcttaaatattttacattccTCTTTAAGGATGCAAACCAAGTCATTCGTAGCTTGCAAGGCAaccaaagttaaaaaagaaagggagagaaaagatgtTTTGAATGGGAAGTGCTCTAGCAAGTCACAGCCGCCAGGGGTCTCCCAAGCACCCAATGGGAAAAATGATGAATGGATGTGAAAGGTAGTTGTAAAGGCTTTGCAACCATTACCATACATAACCATACCTCCAAACACTAAACCACTGATTTCACAATAGAACATTTGTACATGAAATGTAGCTGACAGCATGAAAGCATTCATAAAATGAATGTTCTACCGTTAAACAGTCTTTTTGATGAACAAATCCATCATTGTTTGAATCCATGCATGTAACAGGTGACAGAAATTTAAACTGGCAGCTGGTCTGCAGCAGATCAGGATTATACTGAAAAATATTCGTTTTTGAAGTGAATTTGTGCATAAATTGTTAGTACtgtagctttttaaaatgtaatttcctttgATTGATATGGCTTCAATGCActgaataacaaaaaaacatgctttgacaaatgtaaataaatatacacaagTAAAACAACATCCAGAGTGAACTTTAAGTTAATGACATGATACATATGCACAGGGGTAATAACACTAGCAGTCTGAGTTGTTTCCTGGCAAGCTACAAAACTAGTTTTAAGTAGATCAAGTATTATGACTCTAGTAGCTGGTATAATCCCAGACCTCCTTAGACCAGAGATCTGAAGCTACTATGCAATCTGCTATCCAAAACCGAAGGGAGAGATCGAAAGGCGTGTCGTCTGGAGTGGACATTCAGCCACAGAGCACATTGTTTCTCAGTACAAAAGCAGCATGATCAACATTTCgcaacacaaaagaaaaataacactgGGGAATGATTCAACCCGCTTTCTGAGCATGGTGAGAACTTGATAAGAGTGTGTAACCATTCCACCCCGGTGACAGAGCAACCAAGGTGGATATTGAGATGCATCCGTCTCTCCATGAAAGCATTGTAGTTCTGCTttctttcaaaaaagaaaagtgctttgttttttctacctttcaccacacatttttaacaagTAACAGCTGATAATATTTTTATAACACTTAAATGAAAAGGAACACACACCTAACAGAAGTAGTCTACATTACTAAGTCTATGTAGCGTTATGAGTCTATCTGGAAATGTGCTATGTGTAAACTAGCACTGTTCACAAAGCATGCCCGACAGTAAGTCGTGTTTCGTAGAAGGAGCGACTGATGGGCTAGCAGCTGTCTGGCAGTGTCAGTGCATGTGGAGATGAGGTTTTGGCATGTGCTCGACTTAACATTTCCGTAACACAAACAATTAACTGGAGAGAATTAAAGCTTGATGATATTTACCCTTGCATGCTGTGTGACAAACACTAAAACCACACAATGAGTTTACTGTCAACACTGATTTGGATGAGAAATAACCAgaataatttgtgtttagtATAGTAGTGAGGAATATCTAGACTGCCAGATAAAAAGTAGTACCATTAATGTAACTATAAGTTAGTTCACTAGGTTCCCCCTTTTTGTAATTGTTATAGGGGCTCTTTTTTAATCTCATGAACAGTGTGATATAGCAAGAGGGAAGTGATCCAAAGCCACGACTTGGATTCATCTTCTTTTCAAACATGTCCAGTGTCCTGACATGCTTTAAAAGAGTCTTGCTGGTTCCTGACATTCAGCCTGATACATCCCATCACTGTTCCTCAGCAGGAGCAGCGATACAGTAGGTTCAGAGAGTAAACGTGGGGTCATACTTCCTGACTTCCAGAAGGAGGCGTTCTCTGTCACTGACGGCCTGGGTGAGAGCAGCCAGGGCACCAGAGAGCTGGGACAAGATTATTGGATTGGTTAGTTCCAGTATCACGCTGCTGCACGCCAAGTGGGCGGATATCAGATTCTGACGGACAGCAACAGGCGTAATTAAAACAGCATTACACAATCTTGTGCACTTAGACACATCTCCGAGTTGTCTATCTAGTAACAGGACACTAGTATTACAGCAGTATttaagacagacagagcagattACTGTGGATTTAAACACGAGTAAGGCCTGTGAATCTAACTCAGTTAAGGCCCTGTGAAATTAACACAACACAGAGCTATACACAGCCTCATGGTTGATACAGTGGTGATATTCATTCATACACATTACAATACTAAACAAAGAAGTCCTTTTGTTTGTGGGATCCCTAAGATGTGGCTGTGATACAAACAGGGCCAAAGCTACCACTGAGGCCATGTACTCTGTATTTTGGGGGATGTTTTTGTGACTTGTTACTATGCGTAATGTTACATTTTGGGGTGAATTTGGGTGTAAAAATCTATCTGCAGGATAATCATCAGTGACTACATTACTTATTGTCAAAGTCTAGTATATTATATCATCTGAGGTATATGGGTTTAAATAACcacatttttttcatgtgtaGAAGAAAAAAGCCAAATTTggttaataaaataaacagtgtacaacaatatatgtatatttgtgtcatatttatataaaaaaccTTTAGTCACTTATGTCATTAGTCATTTATGAAACTTTGCCTACCaaccacacaaaaaaacagtcatgacctcagtatttctaaaatcctggctacagACACACTAATCTGAAGCGTATGCAGTATGTGGTACTGCTTGGTCTCCCCtacctctctctgctgttggaCAGTGCAGGAACTGGTTGGGTTGTCCGGGCCAGCCGCAGGAACACCTGCTGAGGCTTTAGGGTCTGTACTgtcagctgcaaacacaaaggaaacagtGAAGATCACTTTCTGTTCGTCTTTTTGTCAGATCAGCAGATGTTGTAAACTGaagtgtttgtggttttacggTTCATGGTCCTTTTCGTGAACACTGACAAGGCATTATATTTGTCATAGTGCACAAAATTCAAGTTAAAAAACACgttattttctttctcacctTTGAGCCTCATGATGCCATCGTGACTGCGCTCGAGGAGCAGATTATCTACAATGAATGAGGCTGGGACAGGTTGAGGGGCTGTAGGGTAGATTTTAGGGCTATCATcctaaaagaaacaaaaaagggatCCTGACAGTTAACCACATACCTCAACACTGGCTAACCATTACTGTTCAAGTCCTTTTACTCTAAAAGATTACAGTCTGTTCAAAGgttcaattcaatttactgtatttcaccAGGAGAATCCAGTTATATTTGttagtttatttgtatagggaCAAGTATGTAGCATAAATCAatgccacacaccacagcatttatagcTAAGCTAATTCGCAATGCCCGTCCCTAAGTAATGTATTGAGACTAgaatcatataatatataatcataCATACAATAATGTAAAATCCATTTTCTACTACCATCTTATAATCAGCAGATTCAAAATGAGTGGACCCCAAATCCAGAGAGTATCAACGACCCACCTTCAAAGTGATGGTGATGTTGTTCATGTGCAACTTCATTGGCTGACCATCAGCACTGAATTCGTCTTCGAGAAAAGGACCAATGTTTGTCACTGTGGAGGCTAACAACTCTGCCTTACAGTCCTGCACTCTCACATCAAGGAAGCCCGAAGACTCGGCCAGAGCAGAGTGTCGGGCAGCAGATGGACCCATTTCTGCTCGCATGCACACTGTTGGAGAGCCCCTGCTGCCCCGCCTGTCCTGCTTCTGGACTAGTCCCTCTGGAGCTGCACAAGCAAAGGAGAAGGTGCATTTGTAAGCTACGTGGGCACTTAAAACAGCAACAAGCTCCAGCATGCTTTCCATACTGGAACTTGACCAGGTTATTTTTTGAGACAATGTGCTTACATGTAGTATGAGGCATTTATACAACATAAGAGATGAGGCAAAAAGTGATTATCTCATTGTTGTGATTACACTGTTCCTCAATGGTGCAAATCCTCAAAACCTgtgatgatttgtttgtttgaaactgCTGAGATtagaaatcaataaatacatagaAGATATCTGAGGGATTTTCTGTTAGTTTTTTACATATatgttgtgtaaaatgtgaagTAACTAAACTTCAAGATGCCAAAGAAGACCATAGACCAGAAGTGATTTACGtttcttttgcctttttcttgAGCCCATCCAACATACTAATCTAAACATAGATATGATTAGCAACTCACTGATTAGCTAACTATAAAAACATTGTAGTATTGATGAGTAGAGTCTGAAGTTATTTGTCAAGAGTTTGCTGATAGGAAACGAACAGCATAGCAACAATAGTCCAAGTTACCTTGTATGAGGCCAGCCAGCAGGTCCGAAACCCTGATATTGCCCATCTGCACGGGGCTCAGATTCTGGGCTTCAACAGCCACAACTTGGTCCTCTCCCTTTACTTCCACGGTACAGGCTGTTCCACTCAGGACCAGCAACAACACAGAGGActgtaacaacaacacaacacaataaaatcacatttaaaccACTGTAGGTTTAGATTTGACATAAAAGTTTGAATTAATTGTTGAGGAAAAGATTTTAGgagaataataatataactaaCTAATCTGTTATATGAGCATAGTAACCCACCATATCCTGAGACACGTCCTCAGTACTTTGGgacagagagctgctgaggTCAGCTGATGAACCTCCCTCTGTCCCAAGGGCTGGGCTGCCTCGACTGCCCGCAGGAGTGTTGTTGGGACGCATGGACTCCATGCCCGACTCTGGAAACATGATACAAACTTATAGTAGATGGCACATGTGTAATTCGGAGAAATTGCTTTGGCAGTATTTTAAGCACCTGAGTCCATGAGGACAACAAAATTCTCGCTGATGTCACTATCAACAGAGAGATTTTCGTCCGGCAGACTGCCATCCAAGATAGCACTATCAAAGGAATGCTGGGAAGGCGACTGCTTCAAGGATTGGTGGCGCAGGCTGGCAGCCAGAGAGGGGGAGGACTCTTCTGAACGCTGGACCTGTTCcctatgaacacacacacacacacacacacacacacacacacacacacacacacacacacacacacacacacacacacacacacacacacacacacacacacacacacacacacacacacacacacacgttaaggGACAGCCAGTAAAAGCATGTGGTGCACAGTATGCGTTCCAGACATACAAACACTATTATGTTGCCAACAGCACAGCAGGAGAGCACTAGCACTTACTTTGCCTGCGGACTGAACAATTTGCTCATCCCTGAGCCACGACTCAGCATGCTAAAGGCGTCTTTTGTTATTGAAAACGCCCCCTTGGTCAGGTCCAGCGAGGCACTAATGGCATCTTTGGTCACATCCTTGGTGACGTTAATGGCGCTTGACAGCTCTCCCTCCAGGCTGAAGTTGGACGGTTCACGGGAGAGGATGGGTGAGAGTGGAGGTGAGAGCACAGAGGTGTCCTCCTGTGTTGTCAAAccatccccctcctccacagcctcacatgcctcctccaccaccccaTCTTGTTCATCCTGATCAAACCCAGAGACTGTATTGATGGAGGAGATGCCGTTTTCTAACCCACTGTCCTCCAGGACCACATCTGTGGAGTGATGAGTGGGGGAGATGTCAGAGTCTGTTATGCTGGGGCTGTCCGTTTCAGGGGTGTGGGGgacctcctcctctggctctgaGCAGACTGGTGGCAACAGGAGACCCAATTCTGCAGAGTCCACCAGGAGGGCAAGGCAAACTGTAGCAGGTTTTGTCTTCTGGCCGCGAGCCTGCTTAACATCTCGTAGATCCCGCCCCAACTCTGACCCCAACCGAGCCATGGCATCCTTCATCCTCAGGAGGGCAACATACTGGTAGTGGTTGAGCCACATCTTCACTGGAGTAATGGCGTGGGCCAAGAAGTGGATGGAGGCAAGCGAAGCCTCTTCCTGCTCTGAAGAGGGCTGGTGGGCTCTGTTGGGACTGGAGGTGGAAGACGATGAGCCACTTTTAAGGGCAGAGGGCTgacacatccacacagacaTGGCAAAGGGCTCAACAAAAGGTTGGGTTCTGCCTTTGGGGAATCGCCGAGCTCCATCAAAACCTAGGGTTACACGGGACAGACTGAGAGACCAGACATCCTGGGATCGTAGCTGCTTTCGGTCCAGAGGTTGGGGCTCCGTCTCTTCAGAGTGCTGGAGGAAGGTGGATGGGATTGGGTGGAAGGCACTCTGATCTCTGGGGTAGGGGCAGGGAGGTGTGGGCTGGAAGAAAGGGCAGCTGGCGAACTTGTCATAGGTGCTGTTGAGGTCAGCTCTGGAGCCATGAGGGCAGTGGCGAGTGTTGCTGAGGACCATCTGGGgaacagtgacagagagggacTGTGGACGCTCCGGATGGTCCAATATGGAAGAATCCAAGGGGATTATCAACTACAGAAAGGAACAGAAAACAGTCACATAAACCAGAATTTTATTGATGTTGTACTGCTAAGACATAAACGGGCTACACAAATATTTTCAATCTAAAAACAGAAACCAttaatgtataaaaacacatgtgTATTCACCTTGAGCTGAGCTGCATCCATGCGAATGTCTAAATGCTCTTCAGCCTTGCTGCTGTCTTGCAAATGGTAGAAAGCTTTGACCTGGTCCAGGGTGTGCAGCAGACCCCTGGAAAACAGATTGATCCACAGCACACTGGCTGGGTCTACACAAAGCTGTAGGCTATTCAGCTGGGCATACAGGTTTGAGGTGGGCACTGGAAGAAGGATAAAAGGCGAGAGATGCTGATACAGGATATTCACGTCATCATTTGTAAGTATGAGCAGCCAATCTGAATATTAACAAAGCAATTGGATAATGTAGTTCAGTTTTTTAGTAAATGCTGACAACTCTGTGAAATGGGCCCATGTACATTGCTCACTGGAATCTAAACTTGAAATATAAactaaaacataacaaaacataagGTTCAATTCAGTTGCATGATACCTGATAAACTGGAGTTGTCAGGAAAGTAGTATTCAGTAAACTGCAGGTGAACTGCTGGCACGTTGTCTGGCAAACGCAGAGCTTTACGGTTGCAGGATAACAAAGACTGGGTCTTCTTGTTTTGACGGCCTCTTGTAGACACCTGAATGTTGAGGTGCAGAGGTTAGAACAGCGGCGGGAATATCACTAAATATTGGGATTtgatttttcattcatcatgcTTCATTCATgacacaataacaaacaaagaaaaggagcTCAACTACTAAACAAAAGTACAAGTATGTTGCACATAACAGAACTAAACCACCTGAGTCTGAACATCAGTGACTTCCTGTCATAAATTGAAGGTGGAGACCGAGACATGTACAGAACTTCCGCTGCGTGTCTCTTGTTCTATCAAATGGGGAACTACAAGTGTCTTAAACTTAAAATAACCCTGGAAACGTTCTTCTgtgaagaaaaatgtgaaatgtccaAAGTGAAAATACAGAAGCAGCCTGAGAGTTTAATTTGAGGTGGCAGGGGGGTTTCTCAGCCTCACATGAAAGGCACTGGAGCAGCCAAGTGaggtgacatacagtatatgggattattataaataaattatttatataacaAATAATTTTAACAAGATTGTGGTTGTTAGTACGGCAATTATTACACA
Encoded here:
- the bltp3a gene encoding bridge-like lipid transfer protein family member 3A: MAGIIKKQILKHLSRFTKNLSPDKINLSTLRGEGQLSNLELDEEVLQNMLDLPTWLAVTRVYCNKAAIRIQWTKLKTSPICLFLDKVEVEMRTCEEPRPPNGPSPIAITAGQSEYGFAEKVVEGMSVRINSITIKVQARAFHASFELWQLQGNSLNPKWQRSDLRYTRVTDPKRGEVLTFKEINWQSLRIEADAIESDDQDLGSTPLRLITNQGRIRIALKRRIKDCNVLASKLLFILDDLLWVLTDSQLKAIIHYAKSLSEAMEKSAQQRKSRTAESLQTAPPSPSLHSLWTEPPPAPTGTPNNMSQYFDLYDVKESSYHTFISRLDLHICNDSSSMDEDEPPPPGLQGAMQLTFRKLGFDYYPIHRPADGCRHWERHSGAMEAQAQWAGKLLQEYQRRAEASGFPGPHTEVPQPTKDSAKTVQDGQSSPKSSPSDTEQASNRNSAKAPSGPSLKRLRSSCVVIRMDDVDIHQVSTRGRQNKKTQSLLSCNRKALRLPDNVPAVHLQFTEYYFPDNSSLSVPTSNLYAQLNSLQLCVDPASVLWINLFSRGLLHTLDQVKAFYHLQDSSKAEEHLDIRMDAAQLKLIIPLDSSILDHPERPQSLSVTVPQMVLSNTRHCPHGSRADLNSTYDKFASCPFFQPTPPCPYPRDQSAFHPIPSTFLQHSEETEPQPLDRKQLRSQDVWSLSLSRVTLGFDGARRFPKGRTQPFVEPFAMSVWMCQPSALKSGSSSSTSSPNRAHQPSSEQEEASLASIHFLAHAITPVKMWLNHYQYVALLRMKDAMARLGSELGRDLRDVKQARGQKTKPATVCLALLVDSAELGLLLPPVCSEPEEEVPHTPETDSPSITDSDISPTHHSTDVVLEDSGLENGISSINTVSGFDQDEQDGVVEEACEAVEEGDGLTTQEDTSVLSPPLSPILSREPSNFSLEGELSSAINVTKDVTKDAISASLDLTKGAFSITKDAFSMLSRGSGMSKLFSPQAKEQVQRSEESSPSLAASLRHQSLKQSPSQHSFDSAILDGSLPDENLSVDSDISENFVVLMDSESGMESMRPNNTPAGSRGSPALGTEGGSSADLSSSLSQSTEDVSQDMSSVLLLVLSGTACTVEVKGEDQVVAVEAQNLSPVQMGNIRVSDLLAGLIQAPEGLVQKQDRRGSRGSPTVCMRAEMGPSAARHSALAESSGFLDVRVQDCKAELLASTVTNIGPFLEDEFSADGQPMKLHMNNITITLKDDSPKIYPTAPQPVPASFIVDNLLLERSHDGIMRLKADSTDPKASAGVPAAGPDNPTSSCTVQQQRELSGALAALTQAVSDRERLLLEVRKYDPTFTL
- the taf11 gene encoding transcription initiation factor TFIID subunit 11, with the translated sequence MADPARIKAEGIPERAASANEEHPKSEETEDVPTTAKHADENKESSSQDEPKQEVKSEMAAGEDEEEGTSGQPSKRLKVEPEKKKEKRHKVDEDEIQKMQVLVSSFSEEQLNRYEMYRRSAFPKAAIKRLIQSITGSSVSQNVVIAMSGISKVFAGEIVEEALDVCEKWGDTPPLQPKHMREAVRRLKSRDQIPNSKYKQILFH